A portion of the Bifidobacterium bifidum ATCC 29521 = JCM 1255 = DSM 20456 genome contains these proteins:
- the dapC gene encoding succinyldiaminopimelate transaminase produces MGFHAYSSPYDWSRIAPYKTKAAQVPGGIVDLSVGSPVDPVPQSVREALAAASDAKNAHGYPVTAGSGDLRDAIFEWFRAVRGVDLQSINADVVPTVGSKEAVALMASLLHLGEGDVVVQPKVSYPTYEIGTQLAGASVLKVDDVSDVDSWCHVPGVKAVWVNSPCNPTGGVLSGGWLSDIVAAARRIGAVVLSDECYALMCWSSNSRDFHVDGAEAGTSTPVSLATSPCALNTTVCDGTADRILVLYSLSKQSNMAGYRTAFIAGDAGLVREMSAYRKQIGQIIPGPVQSAMATGLRDFDAAKTQWTRYRRRLKTLVGALRSAGYDARMPQGALYVWVRAKSGDCWRDMDDLAALGIIASPGEFYGAPECLRFSATASDDAVADAARRLSR; encoded by the coding sequence ATGGGCTTTCACGCTTATTCATCGCCATACGATTGGTCTCGCATCGCCCCGTACAAGACAAAGGCGGCACAGGTGCCGGGCGGCATCGTCGACCTGTCGGTGGGCTCTCCCGTCGACCCGGTGCCGCAATCCGTGCGTGAGGCGCTTGCCGCGGCCTCGGACGCGAAGAACGCGCACGGCTATCCGGTGACGGCCGGATCCGGTGATCTGCGCGACGCCATCTTCGAATGGTTCCGTGCCGTGCGCGGCGTGGACCTGCAATCCATCAACGCCGACGTTGTGCCCACGGTCGGCTCCAAGGAGGCCGTCGCGCTGATGGCCTCGCTGTTGCACCTCGGCGAGGGCGATGTCGTGGTCCAGCCGAAGGTCTCGTACCCCACGTACGAGATCGGCACGCAGCTGGCCGGTGCGAGCGTGCTGAAGGTCGATGACGTCTCGGATGTCGACTCATGGTGCCATGTGCCGGGTGTGAAGGCGGTATGGGTCAATTCGCCGTGTAATCCCACCGGCGGCGTGCTGTCCGGCGGCTGGCTGTCCGATATCGTCGCGGCGGCGCGTCGCATCGGCGCGGTGGTGCTGTCCGACGAGTGCTATGCCCTGATGTGCTGGTCGTCGAATTCGCGTGATTTCCACGTGGACGGTGCCGAGGCCGGCACGTCGACGCCGGTGTCGTTGGCGACGTCCCCGTGCGCGTTGAACACCACCGTCTGCGATGGTACCGCAGACCGGATCCTAGTGCTGTACTCGCTCAGCAAGCAGTCGAACATGGCGGGATACCGGACCGCGTTCATCGCGGGAGACGCCGGCCTGGTGCGTGAGATGTCGGCGTACCGCAAGCAGATCGGGCAGATCATCCCCGGTCCGGTGCAGTCCGCGATGGCCACGGGATTGCGTGATTTCGATGCGGCGAAAACCCAATGGACGCGCTATCGCCGCCGTCTGAAGACGCTGGTCGGCGCGCTGCGGTCCGCCGGATACGACGCCCGCATGCCGCAGGGGGCGCTGTACGTGTGGGTGCGGGCGAAGTCGGGCGACTGCTGGCGCGACATGGACGATCTGGCCGCGCTCGGCATCATAGCGAGCCCCGGGGAGTTCTACGGAGCGCCGGAATGCCTGCGCTTCTCCGCCACCGCGAGTGACGATGCCGTCGCCGACGCGGCGAGGCGTCTCTCGCGCTGA
- the fdxA gene encoding ferredoxin: MPYVIAQPCVDVKDKACVDECPVDCIYEGSRSLYINPNECVDCGACEPVCPTEAIFYEDDLPDEWAWYKDAAVSFFAEVGDFGGASAHGPIGHDPEQVAALPPQNQD, encoded by the coding sequence ATGCCATACGTTATCGCCCAGCCGTGCGTGGACGTCAAGGACAAGGCTTGTGTGGACGAGTGCCCGGTCGATTGCATCTACGAGGGTTCGCGTTCCCTGTACATCAATCCGAACGAGTGCGTCGATTGTGGCGCGTGTGAGCCGGTGTGCCCGACCGAAGCCATCTTCTACGAGGATGACCTGCCCGACGAGTGGGCTTGGTACAAGGATGCCGCGGTGAGTTTCTTCGCCGAGGTCGGTGATTTCGGCGGTGCTTCCGCACACGGCCCGATCGGCCACGATCCCGAGCAGGTGGCCGCGTTGCCGCCTCAGAATCAGGACTGA
- a CDS encoding FAD-binding protein: MTSFADLTTIGVGGHIARFIEPTSRVGVIEAVEDADSKGLPLCVIGGGSNLLVADGPFNGVVVRDARRQITVPDEAAPVENGERIVHVNAEAGCNWDDFVAFTVELGLEGVEGLSGIPGTVGASVVQNIGAYGQEVAGAVESVEAWDRRDKRTLNIAAADMGFGYRMSALKTSMYQAPAVPAGEFFPTPRYVVLSVTFALRHSATGTVGYGQLAKALGVEVCDRMETAAIRNAVLKVRAAKGMLEDAARYLQPAMAGTKRDVNVRIALEAQRRQLAAGADTPVVRDPDRHSCGSFFMNPVLPADAADRLPQDAPRFPATLPDGTAGVKTSAAWLIDHAGFHKGFKVDESSPAGLSTLHALALTNRGDAAASDIAALAHAVQDGVEAAFGVRLVPEPVVVGMDLR, translated from the coding sequence ATGACGAGTTTTGCAGATCTGACCACTATCGGCGTCGGCGGCCATATCGCCCGATTCATCGAACCGACCTCGCGCGTCGGGGTGATTGAAGCGGTGGAGGACGCGGACTCCAAAGGGCTGCCGCTATGCGTGATTGGCGGCGGATCCAATCTGCTGGTCGCTGATGGGCCGTTCAATGGCGTCGTCGTGCGCGACGCCCGCCGGCAGATCACCGTGCCCGACGAGGCCGCGCCGGTCGAGAACGGCGAGCGAATCGTGCACGTCAACGCCGAAGCCGGCTGCAACTGGGATGATTTCGTCGCGTTCACCGTCGAGCTCGGGCTGGAGGGCGTGGAAGGTCTGTCCGGCATCCCCGGCACAGTCGGCGCCTCGGTGGTGCAGAACATCGGCGCGTACGGACAGGAAGTCGCAGGCGCGGTCGAATCCGTGGAAGCGTGGGACCGTCGGGACAAGCGGACGCTGAACATCGCGGCTGCCGACATGGGATTCGGATACCGTATGAGCGCTCTCAAGACGAGCATGTATCAGGCTCCGGCGGTGCCGGCCGGCGAGTTCTTCCCGACGCCGCGATACGTGGTGCTGTCGGTGACATTCGCGCTGCGGCACAGCGCCACCGGCACGGTCGGTTACGGACAGCTCGCCAAGGCGCTGGGAGTCGAGGTCTGTGACCGCATGGAGACCGCGGCCATCCGCAACGCCGTGCTCAAGGTCCGTGCGGCCAAGGGGATGCTGGAGGATGCCGCGCGTTATCTTCAGCCGGCGATGGCCGGCACCAAGCGCGACGTCAACGTGCGCATCGCGCTCGAAGCGCAGCGTCGCCAGCTGGCCGCAGGCGCGGACACGCCCGTCGTGCGCGATCCCGACCGGCACAGCTGCGGCAGCTTCTTCATGAATCCGGTGCTTCCCGCCGATGCGGCCGATAGGTTGCCGCAGGACGCCCCGCGTTTCCCCGCGACGCTGCCGGATGGCACGGCGGGCGTGAAGACCTCCGCCGCCTGGCTGATCGATCATGCAGGATTCCATAAGGGGTTCAAGGTCGACGAATCCTCGCCGGCCGGCCTGTCCACGCTGCACGCGCTGGCACTGACCAACCGCGGGGATGCGGCCGCCTCCGACATCGCGGCGCTGGCGCATGCCGTGCAGGACGGCGTGGAGGCGGCGTTCGGCGTCCGCCTCGTCCCCGAGCCGGTCGTCGTCGGCATGGACCTGCGTTAG
- the rpmG gene encoding 50S ribosomal protein L33, with translation MASKSADIRPGITLACTECKERNYITTKNRRNTPDRLELKKFCPRCGKQTVHRETR, from the coding sequence ATGGCAAGCAAAAGCGCCGATATCCGTCCGGGCATCACGCTGGCATGCACTGAGTGCAAGGAGCGTAACTACATCACGACGAAGAACCGTCGTAATACGCCCGACCGTCTTGAGCTGAAGAAGTTCTGCCCGCGTTGCGGCAAGCAGACCGTGCACCGCGAGACCCGCTGA